TACCCAACGGTGCTTTCCAACACACTAAGATGAcatctctgtgtatgtgtgtgcgtgtgtgcactgCAAATTAAATCTCAGCTTGTCTTAAGGGTTTGCATGTTTGTTATATCCATCAAGCTGTGACCTTAACAGTTCCCCCTTTAGAAGTTATACTTGAAATAGGTATTCATAGAATACAGTCACTTtagcaaaagaagaaacaattttCACCAGAAGCAAGTGTCACAGTGAGGTGTGGAGGCTGGTTAGCACAGGCTGTTGACATGATTTATTGTGTttacataatgaaaaaatatgtcATCCAGAGAAACATGCCCCAAGCTTAGGGAGAGGAGGGTGAGAGACAGAATGTAAggaatctattttcttttgtattatgAAGAACCAGAATTTCCTGCAAGTCAAAGTGACAGAGGTCAAGGGCAGCCAGCCAGAGCCTGCCTGGCACCCTGGCTTACCAGCCTTGTGGGGTGCCAGGTGCATTATCAATGTTATAAACTgagtttctccttcattttttatAGGCCAGACAAACTCTAGAATTTTACCCTTGCACTTCTGAAGAGATTGATCATGAAGATATCACAAAAGATAAAACCAGCACAGTGGAGGCCTGTTTACCATTGGAATTAACCAAGGTATAAAGGATTTTCCTCCCAGAGCATGCAGTGTGGTTAAAAACTGTGCATCAAATCTCACCTGCTTCTAAAAATTCATGTTTCTGGTATCCATCATTATGGGATTTTAACTGGTCCTACTTCAGAAGTTAGATTtgggagaaaaattatttttaaaaaatgggtttttttgcaacaatgtgaatacacttaacacttaaaaatagttcagATGCTAAATATTATGATATGtgtttttaccataataaaaaaaatttgaccTGAAAAGTCAGAAAGATTTATACTAAGAATTAATACTttgatatatgatttttttcccctctagaaTGAGAGTTGCCTAAATTCCAGAGAGACCTCTATCATAACTGTAagtcaaaaaatgaaaagtttcagCCTGTATGATGAATTCATATCACTGATGtctgattattttttcctctagaaTGGGAGTTGCCTGGCCTCCAGAAAGACCTCTTTTATGATGGTAAGACACACAGCTCTTTCCTCAAATGCAATGGGGGAAATATTTTTAGCCCATCTCAATGGATACTTCCCCATCTTGTCATGTCGTCCAGGCCCTGTGCCTTAGTAGTATTTATGAAGACTTGAAGATGTACCaggtggagttcaagaccatgaATGCAAAGCTTCTGATGGATCCTAAGAGGCAGATCTTTCTAGATCAAAACATGCTGGCAGTTATTGACGAGCTGATGCAGGTAAGACTTCATTCTATCAGTGAGAGCACCTTTTTCATGCTAAAGATACCCAGCCAGGGTCTTTGATAAAGAGGTATAAAAAGAGGTCTGGAGGCCTTTTAAAGGCCTGACAGACCTACATTTTCAAGAAGACAGCCTTGAGGGTGCCGTCTATAGGGAGCACAAATGTGAGCAGATCACATTATGAAAAGCAGACTCCAAAGTATTCACTCTGTGGTATCCCCCACACTCGGCAAATGTTTTTGTGCATTTTGTTATGTCAGCCTCAAAACAACCATATGGGATCTGCACAAAGGAGGGAACCAAACCTTAGGAGAGTTAAACCACTTGTCTGAGGCTCTGCCTCTTAAAATCCTTCAAGAGGATTTCACTACACTTACCTTCTCACTCACCTCTAAAGGCTCCAGGACGTGCTCCAGGATGTGCATGCAAGGGGCCAGTTTGCATATCTGCAAATATTGCTGGGAAACAAGCAAGATTGGTGCCTGATTATGACCCATTGTGAACCAAAATGTGAACCAAATAAAAGAATGACCTATCATCTGGGGCATCTATAATGTTATTCATAGGCAAGAACTTGCTTTGTTATGTTCTGAATCACCATAACACAGATgctaatataaaacaaatatttatataagcGAGGGTGACTGCTTTGGTGACAAGGACATGGGATAAAAATATGGTGGCAGAAATCATTGTCTGAAAAgtaattgttttacttttattcttttcgtgtgtgtgtgtgtgtgtgtgtgcatgtgccagATTTCTTGTTTGAAAGGCAATGAGCTTCATCCAAGTATCAAAGAATGTTAGCATCTAGAGAGCTGTAGTTGCTATTTCATTTTTAGGACCAAGAGTTGGGTGATTTGGGTGCTAGAATCAATTCTACCAGTAACCAGACAACTATTCCCAAGTCACttaacccctctgtgcctcagtttcctccagtATAAAATGGGGTGACTTTATTCTAGCTTTCTTTTAGACTTTTTGTGAGGAACATATGAAAGTATTTATTCATCAAGGGTGCAAATGTAAGGTTTTATATTCTGTTATCAAATCAAAGTGCTAAACTTGGGAAATTCATTGCCAGGTTTATCTGACACAAATGGCATGTCTTCAGTAAACAGGCCTATTACTGATAGTGAGTTCTGATCAATAGCAATCCATCACCTCCCTGTGCTAAACAGAAGTGGGTTTTTtaaatgtaacatatataaaattaattagatATTGCAGCAGATGTCATTTTAAAGGAACTGTTTCTTTCTAAGACACAACTCCCACTGACGATTTTTTCTAAATAGTTTTAAGGGTCTTTTCAGAGCTCATTGAAGATGCATGTGCTTGGAAAATGAGTATTTCTTTTCTCAGGTTCTGCCTGGTGATCTGGCTGAGAGTAGATTTGGACTGGGTTTAGGAGTGGCATAAGGGACTGAGTTGCAGGCTCCGAGACATGTACTGGCTCCACTCATTTTTATGAATGAatatttgaattttggaataCCATGTAAGTCATGCTTACTGTTCATTCTCCTAGGCCCTGAATTTCAACAGTGAGACTGTGCCACAAAAATCTTCCCTTGAAGAACCagatttttataaaactaaaatcaaGCTCTGCATACTTCTTCATGCTTTCAGAATTCGGGCAGTGACTATTGATAGAGTGATGAGCTATCTGAATGCTTCCTAAAAAGCGAGGTCCCTCCAAACCGttgtcatttttataaaactttgaaATGAGGAAACTTTGATAGGATGTGGATTAAGAACTAGGGAGGGGGAAAGAAGGATGGGACTATTACATCCACATGATACCTCTGATCAAGTATTTTTGACATTTACTGTGGataaattgtttttaagttttcatgAATGAATTGCTAAGAAGGGAAAATGTCCATCCTGAAGATGTTTTTCATTCACTTTAATAGAAGGGCAAATATTTATAAGCTATTTCTGTACCAAAGTGTTTGTGGAAACAAACATGTAagcataacttattttaaaatatttatttatataacttGGTAATCATGAAAGCATCTGAACtaacttatatttatttatgttatatttattaaattatttatcaagtgtatttgaaaaatattttttaagtgttctaaaaataaaagtattgaaTTAAAGTGATTCTGCAATTTTTCTAATGTACTTTTAAGTGTTAAAATATACATTGTGGGAAAATTGAAAACTCTGATGAGACTTCAACAAAATTACTCTGGAAAGAATGCCACAGTATTCTTATTCCTTTCCTAGTGCCTTTCATCTCATTTTAAAGGGACCCTAGTAAGACAAGATATGCTTTACTACTAAGGCAGCCAAGTGAGTCATGGTTTTTAAgggtttattatttttgttcaacATAAGACTAAAAGTATGCTGTGCATTAGAAAAACACTTCATAGTATtcttcaatcagaaaaaaaaaatgtcactaAGAGGCCTTCTAGCCTAATTATTCTAATTTTTGTGACCCTTTGGGCTCTGAGAGAAAAGTTGTCTCTAATTTGCAACCAGAAAATCTCTCCATTTGTTTAAAACTGTATAGAACTTTTGCCTGAACCACATGGATAATCGCCTTACTTTGGCTTAAGAGATGTGCTCTTAATGAGCTAAATGTTAAATTCCATCTTTTTAATTCTCTAAACCAGGGGTCCCCGATCTCCAGGCCATGGagtggtactggtctgtggcctgttgggTAGTGGGCCCCACAGCAgtaggtgagtggcaggtgagcaagtattaccacctgagctccgcctcctgtcagatcagtggcagcattagattctcataggtgtgtgaaccctattgtgaactacacatgcaagggatctaggctgcgtgctccttataagaatctaagtAATGCCTGATAATacgaggtggaacagtttcatcccgaaactcTCTTTGCCCCCTGCCCCccaggtctgtggaaaaattgtcttccacaaaaccagccCCTGCTGCCAAAAAGGTTGCGGACCACTGCTGTAAATCATGTAAATCTTAGGTTTCATGACTTAGTTCATTTTgtactgctgtaacagaatatctgagactgggccaTTTGTAAAGaacagtgatttattttttaactgctctggaggttgggaagtccaagaacaaggGGCCAACATCTGATGATGTTGTGTCAGGTgaattgctatggtttgaatgtggtGTGTCCCCCTCCCAAACtcacactgaattttttttttttttttttgagacggagtctctctctgttgcccaggctggagtgcagtggcgcgattcggctcactgcaacctccaccctccaggttcaagcgattctcctgcctccgcctcctgagtagctgggattacaggtgtccaccaccatacctagataatttttgtatttttagagacagggtttcaccatgctggctaagctggtctcaaactcctggcctcaggtgatccacccacctcggcctcccaaaatgctgggattacaggcatgagccactgagccgggCCAGGAGCAAAGTAACTTATCAAAACCAAGAACCATCCCCCTAAAAATACCCCCCAGTCAATTGGAGATTCATTTGATTAACAAACTACTTTATTCAAAAGAAACTAAACCTTGAAAGTGTATCTCACACCTAAGAATGACTAAATCAGAGAattaacatgaaaaatatttagttGTCAGCTGCCCCATTGAAggtccaggactttgggaagacAGAACAGTTCTAGGACATGATCTGGCCAGACATCCAAAGGTGAGTATTGAAAAACTCAAGAGATGTAAAAGACCCTTAGACACCCAAAGGAGGATAAGAAACtatagacaaaaagaaaagaacaccaGCTTTGTTGGGGGCCAGCACCCACAGCCATCATAAGTCCATTTCTCTGTGTCACACTGGGCCATTCAGTTATTATCCTTATTTGAGGACTAAacattttgggccaggcgcggtggctcatacctgtaatcctagcactttgggaggccaaagcaggcggatcacaaggtcaagagatcaagactatcctggccaaccaacatagtgaaaccctgtctctactaaaaatacaaaaattagttgggcatggtggtgtgtgcctgtagtcccagctactcaggaggctgaggcaggagaattgcttgaacccaggaggcggaggttgcagtgagccgatatcgcaccactacactccagcctggcaacagagtgagattccatctaaaaaaaaattaaaaattaaaaaatacttttggtTCTGGCTAGCATAATTTGGCTTCCTAGTTTAAAGCAAACTGCATTACAATATgataagtaagaaaaaaatctggcCACATTGTCCAAAAATTGAATTCTATgtacttgaaatattttatttaaaaaagtgaaataggATGTGtataaatgttttgaaatatatgtggTGAGAACAGGCACAAAAACTTTAGTTATATTTATGTATCTttcaattttacattaaaaatatgagtATGAATTAGATCTATGTAATATCAAAAACAGTATATTAATGGAATCTGTTTTAGACAAAAAAAAGTAGTAGCAACTGCTCAGTTGTGCTTCCTAAATGCCAGGCATGTTCCTAAGAGTTTACCACAAATAAACATAACCATCCTAATAACCCTTTTTATGGATGTGGAAAGTGAAGAAAATTATtgaagttggccaggtgcagtgactcatgcctgtaatcccagcactttggaaggccgagatggaggattgcttgagcccaggagttcaagaccagcctgggcaacatggcaaaatccccatctctacaaaaaataaaaataataaataataagattaTGTAAGCTcacataattaacattttaagtgGCCTGGTCTCAGCCTGTGCCAGCAGCTATGCTCATGTTGAAGTCACTGTCTAAGtcaagggaatcctttccctataaCCATATAAATATCATCCCAATTATTTATgtatctcccttctctctcttgctaaACTGTGAGAACCTCAGATATAGGCAATGCAGTATTACCCACGTATTTGTGTTCCCAGCCCCAGGAACTTAAAAATGATACAGAGACAAAGGGAATCTTCATGAGCCCCCACAATTCTCATGTCTTTTCCTAATCTAGATATAAATAAAGAAgtctcagccaggtgcggtggctcatgcctgtaatcccagcactttggggggccgaggcgggcggatcacctgaggtcaggagttcgagaccagcctggccaacacggtgaaaccctgtctctactaaaaatacaaaaattagccgggtgtggtggtgtgcgcctgtagtcccagctactcagcaggctgaggcagggaattgcttgaacccaggaggcagaggttgcagtgagctgagatcatgccactgcactccagcctgggtgacagagcaagactccgtctcaaaaaataaataaataaaaataaaatttaaaaaataagtctctAGTCTTGAAAGAAACTTAttcacaattataaaaataaagagttaaAAAATCGAAAATGCATATGCTTACTTagttcaaaataattatacatgtTCATAATGGGGAAAAATCCAAATTCATAAACCTTTTGATTTAGTTAACATAATTTAAATACCTGTGGTCTGAGTATATGTCTATGCTTCAGAAACAACGTGCCAATAAATATTCCACACCTAGGGGTGGGAAAGTGTTTTACTTCCCATTAGGTTGCAGATGTCTTAGAAACACACTCCTGCACCACAGCTTCAAGAAATCCAAATAATGACCTGATCTGCTGGTTTCCAAGCTACCCTGCCAGGAGCAAGTCAGAGGCCCTGCAGGGCTCCTCGGTAAGCCCTCGAAATCCCTCTCCCCTCAATGACCCCACCACAGCAGCTCCACTTTTGAATATTTTACCAGTGCGTGTTCCAGGTAAGATTTCCTTTCACAAAAGGTTTTCGTGggtaaggaaaaatgaaaacttgCTGAATTACTCTAAGCCCCTCTCTCCAGTTGTTTTTATAATGGAACCACCTGTTGATTTCCAGGCTTGCTCGAAAAGAAAACACTGCTATAAATGCATAGAGCGTCTTCCCTTCTGAAAAGGAAACTTGTGCTAGAGGTTACAGAAAACAGCAAGAATGGGATTGCAAAGAATAAAGGTGGCTGACTAACTCTAGACTTCCTAACTGAGGACTTACATCAGGACTGGAACAAATTAGGTCTAAATCTACAGTGGGCTCCAGGGTGGAAATGGAGGTCTCACTTAAGAAGCAGGAGAAATCTCAAAACTCAGAGCCTAGAATTTAACCCCAGGGCCTCTGTGTTAGCATCAGCGGCTGCAGAGCCATGATCAGGACTTCTCAAATCCTGACATATAGACAGGGAGGCTGACAACACCTGTCAACTAAAAACACATGATTCCAGCAGTGAATCCCTGGGATCAAGCTCTTCAGCAAGCAGTGTGCTGGTTCACCCTAAGAAGGACTTCCAGAAAACGGGTAGTGGCCTAGGCTGACTGCTGGAAACCACGATTCTCATGGGAACACATTAAAAATTCAGCAACTGCTGTGTTCTCTTTAGAGAATGGAGTGAAGCGTGCTTTCTCATGAAAAAGCAGCGAGAGGAAACTTTTCCCCTAAAGGAATACAGCAAAAGGACCAAATGAGAGTCATTATGTGCAGAAAAATCCCTTGTCAAGAGAAATACACAAATGAGGAAGTATTAGGAATCTGCctggttttaaataaaaacacacctTCCCATCCTTGGAGGGAGAAAACCATAATTATTCCTGTGGCAAAAGGGCTGTGGGGACAATGCAGGTT
This region of Gorilla gorilla gorilla isolate KB3781 chromosome 2, NHGRI_mGorGor1-v2.1_pri, whole genome shotgun sequence genomic DNA includes:
- the IL12A gene encoding interleukin-12 subunit alpha isoform X2, with translation MWPPGSASQPPPSPAAATGLHPAARPVSLQCRLSMCPARSLLLVATLVLLDHLSLARNLPVATPDPGMFPCLHHSQNLLRAVSNMLQKARQTLEFYPCTSEEIDHEDITKDKTSTVEACLPLELTKNESCLNSRETSIITNGSCLASRKTSFMMALCLSSIYEDLKMYQVEFKTMNAKLLMDPKRQIFLDQNMLAVIDELMQAPGRAPGCACKGPVCISANIAGKQARLVPDYDPL
- the IL12A gene encoding interleukin-12 subunit alpha isoform X1, which encodes MWPPGSASQPPPSPAAATGLHPAARPVSLQCRLSMCPARSLLLVATLVLLDHLSLARNLPVATPDPGMFPCLHHSQNLLRAVSNMLQKARQTLEFYPCTSEEIDHEDITKDKTSTVEACLPLELTKNESCLNSRETSIITNGSCLASRKTSFMMALCLSSIYEDLKMYQVEFKTMNAKLLMDPKRQIFLDQNMLAVIDELMQALNFNSETVPQKSSLEEPDFYKTKIKLCILLHAFRIRAVTIDRVMSYLNAS